A region of Phytohabitans rumicis DNA encodes the following proteins:
- the lnt gene encoding apolipoprotein N-acyltransferase, with translation MVEPAETPVNEAESERRDAPQALPLAAAAPAAIAAGVALLLSFPPYGLWWLAPIGVALLAASVHRRRLRAGLGLGALAGAALFLPLLSWTNLHTGLVPWLLLSGLQAGYLALLGGASAYVSPLVDRFRWAWPAATALLWVGQEALRDRTPYGGFPWGRLAFSQDDSPLLKLAALGGAPLVTFAVALAGGLLVTAVWRPWSLWPARLARGRLVLSAVGLTAAAVAVVASGLLVPTAEPSGAPVTVAIVQGNVPRMGLDFNAQRRAVLDNHVNATIALAGRVAAGQAARPDLVVWPENASDVDPLRDPLAGERISEAAAAIGAPILVGGILRGPAEGEVRNVGLLWRPGAGPDLDQTYVKRHPVPFAEYMPLRSIARMVSKEVDRVADMVAGTRAGVIDTGPVVVGDVICFEVAYDGIVRDTVTGGAGLLVVQTNNATFDVAEARQQMAMVRLRAVEHGRQALMSSTVGVSGFVTTDGRVHEQTDFNTQEVVVKQLRPGTERTLATRLGLWPEMVLVALTLVLLAGAVVVRRRG, from the coding sequence ATGGTGGAGCCCGCCGAGACCCCGGTCAACGAGGCCGAATCCGAACGGCGGGATGCCCCGCAGGCGCTGCCGCTGGCCGCCGCCGCGCCCGCCGCCATCGCGGCCGGGGTGGCGCTGCTGCTGTCGTTCCCGCCGTACGGGCTGTGGTGGCTGGCCCCGATCGGGGTGGCGTTGCTGGCCGCGTCCGTGCACCGGCGCCGGCTGCGGGCCGGTCTCGGGTTGGGGGCGCTGGCCGGGGCGGCCCTGTTCCTGCCGCTGTTGAGCTGGACCAATCTGCACACCGGGCTGGTGCCCTGGCTGCTGCTGTCCGGGCTGCAGGCCGGCTATCTGGCGTTGCTGGGCGGGGCGAGCGCGTACGTGAGCCCGCTGGTGGACCGGTTCCGCTGGGCGTGGCCGGCGGCGACCGCGCTGCTGTGGGTCGGGCAGGAGGCGCTGCGCGACCGCACGCCGTACGGCGGGTTCCCGTGGGGGCGCCTCGCGTTCAGCCAGGACGACTCGCCGCTGCTGAAGCTGGCCGCGCTGGGTGGGGCGCCGCTGGTGACGTTCGCGGTGGCGCTGGCAGGTGGTCTGCTGGTGACCGCGGTGTGGCGGCCGTGGAGCCTGTGGCCGGCGCGGCTGGCCCGCGGGCGGCTGGTGCTGTCCGCGGTCGGGCTCACCGCCGCCGCGGTCGCCGTCGTGGCGTCCGGGCTGCTGGTGCCGACCGCCGAGCCGTCGGGTGCGCCGGTCACGGTGGCGATCGTGCAGGGCAACGTGCCACGGATGGGCCTGGACTTCAACGCCCAGCGCCGCGCCGTGCTGGACAACCACGTGAACGCGACGATCGCGCTCGCCGGCCGGGTCGCCGCCGGCCAGGCGGCCCGCCCCGACCTGGTGGTGTGGCCGGAGAACGCCAGCGACGTCGACCCGCTGCGCGACCCGCTGGCCGGCGAGCGCATCTCGGAGGCGGCCGCCGCCATCGGGGCGCCGATCCTGGTCGGCGGCATCCTGCGCGGCCCCGCCGAGGGCGAGGTCCGCAACGTGGGTCTGCTGTGGCGGCCGGGCGCCGGCCCCGACCTGGACCAGACGTACGTCAAGCGGCATCCGGTGCCGTTCGCCGAGTACATGCCGCTGCGGTCGATCGCGCGGATGGTGAGCAAGGAGGTCGACCGGGTCGCCGACATGGTCGCCGGTACCCGGGCCGGCGTCATCGACACCGGCCCGGTGGTGGTCGGCGACGTGATCTGCTTCGAGGTGGCGTACGACGGGATCGTGCGGGACACCGTCACCGGCGGCGCCGGGCTGCTGGTCGTGCAGACCAACAACGCCACCTTCGACGTCGCCGAGGCCCGCCAGCAGATGGCGATGGTGCGGCTGCGCGCGGTCGAGCACGGCCGGCAGGCGCTGATGTCGTCCACGGTGGGCGTGTCCGGGTTCGTCACCACCGACGGGCGGGTGCACGAGCAGACCGACTTCAACACCCAGGAGGTCGTGGTCAAGCAGCTGCGGCCGGGCACCGAGCGTACGCTGGCCACCCGGCTCGGCCTGTGGCCCGAGATGGTGCTCGTCGCGCTGACGCTGGTGCTGCTCGCCGGCGCGGTCGTGGTGCGCCGTCGTGGATGA
- a CDS encoding arylamine N-acetyltransferase family protein, producing the protein MDDSLVDAYLARIGAQRPDRPDEEALRRLHRAHLGAVPFENLSIHLGEPITLDETAVLDKVVGRRRGGFCYELNGAFAALLSALGYRVTMHSARVYGDGRYGPPFDHLLLRVELDERWLADVGFGRFSHAPLRWDDRAPQADPGGMFLLTGDGDLDVFLDGEPQYRVDPRPYELADFVPTCWWQQTSPLSHFTGMLTCSRLTGDGGRVTLSGTRLIRTDGTARTEEDLGEDAAVLAAYREHFGVILDRVPRVASL; encoded by the coding sequence GTGGATGACTCCCTTGTGGATGCCTACCTGGCCCGGATCGGCGCCCAGCGGCCGGACCGCCCCGACGAGGAGGCGCTGCGCCGGCTGCACCGCGCCCACCTGGGCGCGGTGCCGTTCGAGAATCTGAGCATCCACCTGGGCGAGCCCATCACGCTGGACGAGACGGCGGTGCTGGACAAGGTGGTCGGGCGGCGCCGCGGCGGGTTCTGCTACGAGCTCAACGGGGCGTTCGCGGCGCTGCTGTCCGCGCTCGGCTACCGGGTCACGATGCACTCCGCCCGGGTGTACGGCGACGGCCGGTACGGGCCGCCGTTCGACCACCTGCTGCTGCGCGTCGAGCTGGACGAGCGCTGGCTGGCCGACGTCGGGTTCGGCCGGTTCAGCCATGCCCCGCTGCGCTGGGACGACCGGGCGCCGCAGGCCGACCCGGGCGGCATGTTCCTGCTGACCGGGGACGGCGATCTCGACGTCTTCCTGGACGGCGAGCCGCAGTACCGGGTGGACCCGCGCCCGTACGAGTTGGCCGACTTCGTGCCCACCTGCTGGTGGCAGCAGACCTCGCCGCTGTCCCACTTCACCGGCATGCTGACCTGCTCGCGGCTGACCGGCGACGGTGGCCGCGTCACGCTCAGCGGCACCCGCCTCATCCGCACCGACGGCACCGCCCGCACGGAGGAGGACCTGGGCGAGGACGCGGCGGTGCTGGCGGCGTACCGGGAGCACTTCGGCGTCATCTTGGACCGGGTGCCGCGCGTGGCATCCTTGTGA
- a CDS encoding FxsA family protein — MGRALALGAPLAAVLEIAVFVLLGEWIGYGWAVLAVLALSFVGMMLLRREGMRAWRGFVASANAGQPPGERVTDSVVGLGAGLLLTVPGFLSGAAGLILLLPPARKVARGGVQRWAERRVSAAVAGDFFGPRKVKVHRGTPESDGAIEGEIVP, encoded by the coding sequence ATGGGACGGGCACTCGCGCTCGGGGCGCCACTGGCCGCGGTCCTGGAGATCGCCGTCTTCGTGCTGCTGGGCGAATGGATCGGTTACGGGTGGGCGGTGCTGGCTGTGCTGGCGCTCTCGTTCGTGGGGATGATGCTGCTGCGGCGGGAGGGCATGCGCGCGTGGCGTGGGTTCGTCGCGTCCGCCAACGCCGGCCAGCCGCCCGGTGAGCGGGTCACCGACAGCGTCGTCGGCCTGGGCGCGGGGCTGCTGCTGACGGTTCCGGGGTTCCTCAGCGGGGCCGCCGGGCTGATCCTGCTGCTGCCGCCGGCGCGCAAGGTGGCCCGCGGCGGCGTGCAGCGGTGGGCGGAGCGGCGGGTGTCCGCCGCGGTCGCCGGGGACTTCTTCGGGCCGCGCAAGGTCAAGGTGCACCGCGGCACCCCCGAGTCCGACGGCGCCATCGAGGGCGAGATCGTCCCCTAG
- a CDS encoding RNA polymerase-binding protein RbpA has product MGERMLRGSRLGAVSYESDRNTELAPRQTREYLCAKGHQFEVPFAVDAEVPMTWECKFDGSVARLVDGSEPEQKKAKPPRTHWDMLLERRSIAELEDILAERLEEVRARRGRSA; this is encoded by the coding sequence ATGGGCGAGCGCATGCTGCGCGGGAGCCGTCTGGGAGCAGTCAGCTACGAGTCCGACCGCAACACGGAGCTGGCCCCGCGACAGACCCGCGAGTACCTCTGCGCCAAGGGTCACCAGTTCGAGGTGCCCTTCGCCGTTGACGCCGAGGTCCCAATGACCTGGGAGTGCAAGTTCGACGGCAGCGTCGCCCGCTTGGTGGATGGCAGCGAGCCGGAGCAGAAGAAGGCCAAGCCCCCGCGCACGCACTGGGACATGCTCCTGGAGCGCCGGTCGATCGCCGAGCTCGAGGACATCCTGGCCGAGCGCCTGGAGGAGGTCCGCGCCCGCCGCGGCCGGTCCGCCTGA
- a CDS encoding LuxR C-terminal-related transcriptional regulator, protein MLPSGLPVTAELGWIASGTGDVGERARAALERLRRVVPFEGGWVGLLDPQRGGHILLASQGYDGPVRERLAGPAVAAEVEHVGLSRWPRLAMRIADLPYRPAESGTWEAYMRPAGFRDGLGVGLFSRDGRYLGVFGLSTDTAGGFTEAVRDAVGLLAPAIADAVDPLRPIASAARLVHGATAGVVLTRAGAAQPLPGLPDHPLLAAGSTVLAVAAAQLAGALQYATFLCPSGPADHLRVTALAGPAWPPTAVTAAVVVGPPGDLSGLTRRELEILGLLVEGWANRRIAAGLGIADRTVAAHLEHVLAKLGAQSRTLAAVRAQRQGLYVPRGLA, encoded by the coding sequence ATGCTCCCCAGTGGACTACCGGTCACCGCCGAACTCGGCTGGATCGCGTCCGGGACAGGCGATGTCGGCGAACGGGCCCGAGCCGCGCTGGAACGGCTGCGCCGGGTGGTGCCGTTCGAGGGTGGCTGGGTGGGGCTGCTGGACCCGCAGCGCGGCGGCCACATCCTGCTCGCCTCGCAGGGGTACGACGGCCCGGTGCGGGAGCGGCTGGCCGGCCCGGCGGTGGCGGCCGAGGTCGAGCACGTGGGCCTGAGCCGGTGGCCACGGTTGGCGATGCGGATCGCCGACCTGCCGTACCGGCCGGCGGAGTCGGGCACCTGGGAGGCGTACATGCGGCCGGCCGGGTTCCGGGACGGCCTCGGCGTGGGCCTGTTCAGCCGGGACGGCCGCTACCTGGGGGTGTTCGGGCTGAGCACGGACACCGCGGGCGGCTTCACCGAGGCGGTGCGCGACGCGGTGGGCCTGCTCGCCCCGGCCATCGCCGACGCGGTCGACCCGCTGCGGCCGATCGCGTCGGCGGCCCGGCTCGTGCACGGCGCCACGGCCGGGGTGGTGCTCACCCGCGCCGGCGCCGCGCAGCCGCTGCCCGGCCTGCCCGACCACCCGCTGCTGGCCGCCGGCTCCACCGTGCTGGCGGTCGCGGCGGCGCAGCTGGCCGGCGCACTGCAGTACGCCACGTTCCTGTGCCCGTCGGGCCCGGCCGACCACCTGCGGGTCACCGCCCTGGCCGGCCCGGCATGGCCGCCCACCGCCGTGACCGCGGCCGTGGTGGTGGGCCCGCCCGGCGACCTGTCCGGGCTGACCCGCCGCGAGTTGGAGATCCTCGGGCTGCTCGTGGAGGGCTGGGCGAACAGGCGCATCGCCGCCGGCCTGGGCATCGCCGACCGGACCGTGGCCGCGCACCTGGAGCACGTGCTGGCCAAGCTCGGCGCCCAGTCCCGCACCCTCGCCGCGGTCCGCGCCCAACGCCAGGGCCTGTACGTGCCGCGGGGACTCGCCTGA
- a CDS encoding glycosyltransferase 87 family protein: MVDRRTGALWALFGAIAVVSSVLVLRRPPAERLSDLHIYYGAAQTVQSGQPLYGYVADNGGPFTYPPFAVLLMRPLTVFPEGAVQVAWLALVCAAVAAIGYAVARPAGGLVAAAACVVLLSAPAQSNLRFGQVSVFIVLLALVDAVGLTPARWRGVLVGVAAAVKLTPLLFVVYFLLAGRYRDAGRAALAFAGCAALAAAVLPADSWTYWTGTVTQTSRIGNLASLGNQSVHGMLMRVGVDAGTLPLLWAALVAVICGTALWRARQLWREEHPVRAAVLVGCASVAASPVSWTHHQVWTVLAAMLLVATNGVAQRVAGLALLAAMTVSLGALLRDVSTYPGVQFALENARTFGAVAVCLAGFGGVAAVAAHGRRRAGLRVASVAAAVVAGFVVLPCRPAPTRRSRRTRSPTPATRATSSPARTCGRAPRRSSSASPGSRPRCGSTAWSAPP; encoded by the coding sequence ATGGTGGATCGCCGCACCGGTGCGCTGTGGGCGCTGTTCGGCGCCATCGCCGTGGTGTCCTCGGTGCTGGTCCTGCGCCGCCCGCCCGCCGAACGCCTGTCGGACCTGCACATCTACTACGGCGCCGCGCAGACCGTCCAATCCGGACAGCCGCTGTACGGGTACGTCGCCGACAACGGCGGCCCGTTCACGTATCCGCCGTTCGCGGTGCTGCTGATGCGGCCGCTGACCGTGTTTCCGGAGGGCGCCGTGCAGGTGGCGTGGCTGGCGCTGGTGTGCGCGGCGGTCGCGGCCATCGGGTACGCGGTGGCGCGGCCGGCCGGCGGCCTGGTCGCGGCGGCCGCGTGTGTGGTGCTGCTGTCCGCGCCGGCGCAGAGCAACCTGCGCTTCGGTCAGGTGAGCGTGTTCATCGTGCTGCTGGCGCTGGTCGACGCGGTCGGGTTGACGCCGGCCCGCTGGCGTGGCGTGCTCGTCGGGGTCGCCGCCGCCGTCAAGCTGACCCCGCTGCTGTTCGTGGTGTATTTCCTGCTGGCCGGCCGGTACCGGGACGCCGGCCGGGCCGCGCTGGCGTTCGCCGGGTGCGCCGCGCTGGCCGCCGCGGTCCTGCCGGCCGACAGCTGGACGTACTGGACCGGCACGGTGACGCAGACCTCCCGGATCGGCAACCTCGCCTCGCTGGGCAACCAGTCCGTACACGGGATGCTCATGCGGGTCGGCGTCGACGCCGGCACCCTGCCGCTGCTGTGGGCCGCCCTGGTCGCGGTCATCTGCGGCACGGCGCTGTGGCGGGCCCGGCAGCTGTGGCGCGAGGAGCACCCGGTACGCGCCGCGGTGCTGGTCGGCTGCGCGAGCGTGGCCGCCTCCCCGGTGTCGTGGACGCACCACCAGGTGTGGACGGTGCTGGCCGCGATGCTGCTGGTCGCCACGAACGGCGTCGCCCAGCGGGTCGCCGGCCTGGCGCTGCTGGCCGCCATGACGGTGTCGCTGGGGGCGCTGCTGCGCGACGTGTCGACGTACCCGGGGGTGCAGTTCGCGCTGGAGAACGCGCGGACGTTCGGGGCCGTCGCGGTGTGCCTGGCCGGATTCGGCGGTGTGGCGGCGGTGGCGGCCCACGGCCGGCGGCGCGCCGGCCTGCGGGTGGCGAGCGTGGCGGCCGCGGTCGTGGCCGGCTTCGTGGTGCTGCCCTGCCGGCCGGCGCCGACCCGACGTTCAAGGCGTACACGCTCGCCGACGCCGGCAACCCGCGCTACTTCTTCGCCAGCCCGTACCTGCGGGCGGGCGCCGCGCCGGTCGAGTTCGGCGTCGCCCGGGAGCCGACCAAGGTGCGGGTCAACGGCGTGGTCGGCGCCGCCGTGA
- a CDS encoding YdeI/OmpD-associated family protein, whose amino-acid sequence MEGAITCADAAAFEDWLERHHDSAAEVWVKIAKKGSGVPSMTASEAVDVVLCFGWIDGQRKSLDGTYFLQRYTRRRPKGTWSRINVDRVAALTAAGRMRAPGLAEVAAARADGRWEAAYESQRTATVPADLAAALAASPRAREAYERLDRTARYLVILGLAKTRTPAGRAARLAKEIAALER is encoded by the coding sequence ATGGAGGGCGCCATCACCTGCGCGGACGCGGCGGCGTTCGAGGACTGGCTGGAGCGGCACCACGACTCGGCCGCCGAGGTCTGGGTGAAGATCGCCAAGAAGGGCTCGGGGGTGCCGTCGATGACCGCGAGCGAGGCGGTCGACGTCGTGCTGTGCTTCGGCTGGATCGACGGCCAGCGCAAGAGCCTGGACGGGACGTACTTCCTGCAGCGGTACACCCGCCGCCGGCCGAAGGGGACTTGGTCGCGGATCAACGTGGACCGGGTCGCGGCGCTGACCGCGGCCGGGCGGATGCGGGCGCCCGGCCTGGCGGAGGTGGCCGCCGCGCGGGCCGACGGGCGCTGGGAGGCGGCGTACGAGTCGCAGCGCACCGCCACCGTCCCGGCCGACCTGGCCGCGGCGCTCGCCGCCAGCCCGCGGGCCCGGGAGGCGTACGAGCGGCTGGACCGGACCGCCCGGTACCTGGTGATCCTGGGCCTGGCCAAGACCCGCACCCCGGCCGGGCGGGCGGCCCGCCTGGCCAAGGAGATCGCCGCGCTAGAACGTTGA
- a CDS encoding VOC family protein has product MTNTLRGFATISYWADDVAQAARWYAEVLGVEPYFERPGPDGRPAYVEFRVGDYQHELGLVDRRFAPPGHEQTGGVIMYWHVDDLAATLERLLALGAKEHQPVTPRGEGFVTASVLDPFGNVLGVMYNPHYLDVLG; this is encoded by the coding sequence ATGACCAACACATTGCGGGGCTTCGCGACGATCAGCTACTGGGCCGACGACGTGGCGCAGGCCGCCCGCTGGTACGCCGAGGTGCTGGGCGTCGAGCCGTACTTCGAGCGGCCCGGCCCGGACGGGCGGCCGGCGTACGTGGAGTTCCGGGTCGGCGACTACCAGCACGAGCTGGGCCTGGTCGACCGCCGGTTCGCCCCGCCCGGGCACGAGCAGACCGGCGGCGTGATCATGTACTGGCACGTCGACGACCTCGCCGCCACGCTGGAGCGGCTGCTCGCGTTGGGCGCCAAGGAGCACCAGCCGGTCACCCCGCGCGGGGAAGGGTTCGTCACCGCGTCGGTGCTCGACCCGTTCGGCAACGTGCTCGGCGTCATGTACAACCCGCACTACCTGGACGTGCTGGGCTGA